One segment of Vibrio orientalis CIP 102891 = ATCC 33934 DNA contains the following:
- the rsxB gene encoding electron transport complex subunit RsxB, which yields MSSILIAVIAIAVLAAIFGAVLGFASIRFKVEADPIVDQIDNILPQTQCGQCGYPGCRPYAEAIANGDEINKCPPGGQATIEKLADLMGVEATDSAHDLENAVKTVAFIHEDMCIGCTKCIQACPVDAIVGGTKALHTVIKDECTGCDLCVAPCPTDCIEMIPVETTTASWKWQMDAIPVVDITDSAAEQKSVN from the coding sequence ATGAGCTCAATATTAATCGCAGTTATCGCTATCGCTGTTCTTGCCGCGATATTTGGTGCCGTTTTAGGCTTTGCCTCTATCCGTTTCAAAGTCGAAGCGGATCCTATTGTCGATCAGATCGACAATATTCTTCCGCAGACCCAATGTGGTCAGTGTGGCTATCCGGGTTGTCGCCCTTATGCGGAAGCTATCGCGAATGGCGATGAGATCAATAAGTGTCCTCCGGGTGGTCAAGCAACCATCGAAAAACTTGCAGACCTAATGGGCGTCGAAGCAACTGACTCTGCACATGACCTTGAAAATGCGGTAAAGACTGTCGCATTTATTCATGAGGATATGTGTATTGGTTGTACTAAATGTATTCAAGCTTGTCCTGTCGACGCGATTGTCGGCGGTACAAAAGCACTTCACACCGTCATTAAGGATGAGTGTACAGGTTGCGACCTTTGTGTTGCCCCGTGCCCTACTGACTGTATTGAAATGATACCTGTAGAAACCACTACAGCGAGCTGGAAGTGGCAAATGGACGCCATTCCTGTTGTTGATATTACCGATTCTGCTGCTGAGCAGAAAAGTGTGAATTAA
- the rsxG gene encoding electron transport complex subunit RsxG, with protein sequence MLNAIKKNGAVLAIFACASTGVVALTNYLTKDRIHLQEQKQLLSVLNQVIPHDLHDNDLYQACTLVSDPKLGTDQAMPVYMATLNGEPSAMAIEAIAPDGYNGAIKIIVGIEQDGTISGTRILSHQETPGLGDKIDLRISDWILGFTGKQVTDNNQADWKVRKDGGQFDQFTGATITPRAVVKAVKNTVDFVNSNRDQIQSQPLNCGGNNE encoded by the coding sequence ATGTTAAATGCAATTAAAAAAAATGGTGCTGTTTTAGCGATTTTTGCCTGTGCATCAACGGGTGTTGTTGCACTGACCAATTATTTAACAAAAGATCGTATTCATCTACAGGAGCAAAAGCAGCTTCTTTCAGTATTAAACCAAGTCATTCCCCACGACTTGCACGATAACGATCTCTATCAAGCGTGTACCTTAGTGAGCGATCCTAAACTCGGTACTGACCAAGCAATGCCTGTCTATATGGCGACACTCAACGGTGAACCGTCAGCCATGGCGATTGAAGCGATCGCACCAGATGGTTATAACGGCGCGATTAAAATTATTGTGGGCATTGAGCAAGATGGCACTATTTCCGGTACACGTATCTTGAGTCATCAAGAAACACCGGGGCTTGGTGATAAAATAGACTTACGTATATCGGACTGGATTCTTGGCTTTACCGGTAAACAAGTGACTGACAACAATCAAGCAGACTGGAAAGTACGCAAAGATGGTGGTCAATTTGATCAGTTTACTGGTGCAACCATCACGCCACGCGCGGTCGTTAAGGCGGTCAAGAACACGGTAGATTTCGTCAACAGCAATCGTGACCAGATTCAGTCTCAGCCACTAAATTGTGGAGGCAATAATGAGTGA
- the rsxD gene encoding electron transport complex subunit RsxD produces MAFFIASSPHAHSRRSTPDLMKWVALCALPGLAAQTYFFGWGTIIQLLLAIVIGLSLEALVMLARKRPPMSALRDNSALVTAWLLAIAIPPLSPWWVITIGLIFAIVIAKHLYGGIGQNLFNPAMVAYVVLLISFPVQMTSWISPQELQATPVSSGDALSLIFTGFNLEGLSLQQIRTGIDGITMATPLDAFKTALTAGNTASEALTQPQFGGLAGIGWEWVNLAYLVGGLLLIKLRVINWHIPVSFLVSLTLISGLFMLLSPGTTASPTIHLLSGATMLGAFFIATDPVSASTTVKGRLIFGAFIGAMVFIIRSWGGFPDGVAFAVLLGNMCVPLIDYYTKPRTYGH; encoded by the coding sequence GTGGCCTTTTTTATTGCCAGCTCACCCCATGCGCATAGTCGTAGAAGCACTCCTGACCTAATGAAATGGGTAGCGCTTTGTGCCCTACCCGGCTTAGCCGCTCAGACATACTTTTTTGGTTGGGGTACGATCATCCAACTACTATTGGCTATTGTCATTGGCTTAAGTCTTGAAGCACTTGTTATGCTCGCAAGAAAGCGCCCACCAATGTCGGCACTAAGAGACAACAGTGCCTTGGTGACAGCGTGGTTACTCGCGATTGCTATACCGCCACTTTCTCCGTGGTGGGTAATCACTATCGGTCTGATTTTCGCCATTGTAATAGCCAAGCATCTATACGGTGGTATTGGCCAGAACCTCTTCAACCCAGCCATGGTCGCCTACGTTGTGCTGCTTATTTCATTCCCAGTACAAATGACCAGTTGGATCTCTCCGCAGGAACTTCAAGCTACACCTGTATCTAGTGGCGATGCATTGTCGCTCATTTTCACCGGTTTTAACCTTGAAGGACTTTCGCTGCAACAAATTCGTACTGGCATTGATGGCATTACCATGGCAACGCCACTGGATGCATTCAAGACAGCCCTGACTGCAGGAAATACCGCTAGTGAAGCACTAACTCAACCCCAGTTCGGTGGTTTAGCCGGTATTGGTTGGGAGTGGGTTAACCTCGCTTATTTAGTCGGCGGCTTGCTTCTTATCAAGCTACGAGTCATTAATTGGCATATCCCGGTAAGCTTTTTAGTTAGCTTAACCTTGATTAGTGGCCTATTTATGTTGCTAAGCCCAGGCACAACGGCATCACCAACCATTCACCTGCTTTCAGGTGCGACTATGCTGGGTGCATTCTTTATCGCAACTGACCCGGTTTCAGCTTCAACGACCGTCAAAGGTCGACTGATCTTTGGTGCGTTCATTGGCGCAATGGTCTTTATCATTCGTTCTTGGGGTGGCTTCCCTGATGGTGTTGCATTTGCAGTACTACTCGGCAATATGTGTGTACCATTGATTGATTACTACACCAAACCAAGAACCTACGGTCACTAA
- the rsxC gene encoding electron transport complex subunit RsxC yields MLSLIEQIKSGALWTFPGGVHPAENKTQSVKTAIARAQIPAEIVLPVKQHIGKPGTLTVDVGDQVLKGQALTKYDMSFMLPVHAPTSGRVVAIEPRTTAHPSGLSETCIVIEPDFENTWVERETWGDFTQRTPDELIEKIRLAGVSGMGGAGFPTAKKIQSGLARTEILIINAAECEPYITADDMLMREHADEIIQGIEVVEHILKPKLTVIGIEDNKPEAVKALQHAAEHKDIVIRVIPTKYPSGGEKQLIKILTDKEVPNGGIPADIGILVQNVGSLYAIKRAVVDGEALVDRIVTLTGDTFKQPRNVWSLLGTPVQSLLDEFGYKADKKLPRLIMGGPMMGFTLPHSQVPITKTSNCILAPTRKEISPNQYEMACIRCGQCAEACPASLLPQQLLWHSKAEELDKCEELNIKDCIECGACAFVCPSEIPLVQYYRQAKAEIRTRKEESEAAERAKVRFEEKKARLERDKAARENRFKKAADDRRKEIKQTGGDDAIAAAIARVKAQKSEANSSEEKAVKPAVAAAIAKAKAKQAAAATSGQAEPDNSAMAKLREERKQQARERKAAKEQQDTASSTDNKKDAVAAAIARAKAKKAEQAQNASSDAPAEDKKAAVAAAIARAKAKKAQASEANESDAPPAAEDKKAAVAAAIARAKARKAEQQAVKTDESSGATKEQASEEDPKKAAVAAAIARAKARKAEQQAVKTDESSGATEEQASEEDPKKAAVAAAIARAKTRKAEQQAPKAEQQAAKADVSNDATEEQATEDDPKKAAVAAAIARAKARKAEQQAAKADESNDANEEQAVEEDPKKAAVAAAIARAKARKAEQQAEKADESNDANEEQASEDDPKKAAVAAAIARAKARKAEKEQQKQTEEKE; encoded by the coding sequence ATGTTGTCACTAATCGAACAAATCAAATCTGGTGCGCTGTGGACATTTCCCGGCGGTGTACACCCAGCAGAAAACAAGACTCAGTCGGTCAAGACAGCCATTGCGCGCGCGCAAATACCCGCTGAAATTGTTTTACCTGTAAAACAGCATATTGGTAAACCCGGAACCCTGACAGTCGACGTTGGCGATCAAGTGCTGAAAGGCCAAGCGCTAACTAAGTACGACATGAGTTTCATGCTGCCAGTCCACGCACCAACATCTGGTCGTGTGGTCGCTATCGAGCCAAGAACTACCGCGCACCCATCGGGTCTGAGCGAAACTTGTATCGTTATCGAACCTGATTTTGAAAACACTTGGGTAGAGCGTGAAACATGGGGTGACTTTACCCAACGCACACCTGACGAACTGATTGAGAAAATCCGTTTAGCGGGTGTCTCCGGTATGGGTGGTGCAGGCTTCCCTACCGCGAAAAAAATTCAATCGGGTTTAGCTCGCACAGAAATTCTGATCATCAATGCGGCAGAGTGTGAACCTTACATCACAGCCGATGACATGCTGATGCGTGAGCATGCGGATGAAATCATCCAAGGCATTGAGGTTGTCGAACATATTCTGAAACCGAAACTGACCGTTATTGGTATTGAAGACAACAAACCTGAAGCCGTTAAAGCCTTACAACACGCCGCTGAACATAAAGATATTGTTATCCGCGTTATTCCGACCAAATACCCATCTGGTGGTGAAAAGCAGCTGATCAAAATTCTAACCGATAAGGAAGTGCCAAACGGCGGTATTCCTGCAGACATCGGTATTTTGGTTCAGAACGTCGGCTCTCTATACGCTATCAAACGTGCTGTGGTTGACGGTGAAGCACTAGTAGATCGCATCGTGACATTGACTGGTGACACCTTCAAGCAACCACGTAATGTTTGGTCACTGCTTGGTACCCCTGTTCAGTCATTACTTGATGAGTTTGGTTACAAAGCCGATAAGAAGTTACCTCGGCTAATTATGGGCGGTCCTATGATGGGCTTTACCCTGCCCCATTCTCAGGTGCCAATCACCAAAACCTCTAACTGTATTCTAGCGCCTACACGCAAAGAGATTTCACCTAACCAATATGAAATGGCGTGTATCCGCTGCGGCCAATGTGCCGAAGCGTGCCCTGCATCTCTACTGCCACAGCAGCTTTTATGGCATTCAAAAGCCGAAGAGTTGGATAAGTGTGAAGAGCTCAATATTAAAGATTGTATTGAGTGTGGTGCTTGTGCCTTCGTCTGCCCGAGTGAAATTCCACTGGTGCAATATTACCGCCAAGCTAAAGCGGAAATCCGTACACGCAAAGAAGAGTCAGAAGCAGCAGAGCGAGCTAAAGTTCGCTTCGAAGAGAAGAAAGCACGTCTAGAGCGCGATAAAGCAGCACGCGAAAACCGCTTTAAGAAAGCCGCTGACGATCGTCGTAAAGAGATAAAACAAACTGGCGGCGACGATGCGATCGCGGCAGCAATTGCTCGCGTCAAAGCTCAGAAATCAGAAGCAAACTCATCAGAAGAGAAAGCGGTTAAACCTGCAGTTGCAGCTGCGATTGCCAAAGCGAAAGCCAAACAAGCAGCCGCTGCCACGAGTGGTCAGGCTGAACCTGATAATTCTGCAATGGCCAAATTGCGTGAAGAACGCAAGCAACAAGCCCGCGAACGCAAAGCAGCTAAAGAGCAACAAGATACTGCAAGCTCAACGGACAACAAGAAAGATGCCGTTGCTGCTGCTATTGCTCGTGCCAAGGCGAAAAAAGCCGAACAAGCACAAAATGCTAGCTCTGACGCTCCTGCAGAAGACAAGAAAGCTGCAGTTGCCGCTGCGATTGCTCGCGCTAAAGCGAAAAAAGCACAAGCAAGTGAAGCGAATGAGTCTGATGCGCCACCAGCAGCAGAGGATAAGAAAGCCGCTGTAGCTGCTGCGATTGCCCGTGCTAAAGCGCGTAAAGCTGAGCAACAAGCGGTGAAAACAGACGAAAGCAGTGGCGCTACCAAGGAACAAGCTTCTGAGGAAGATCCGAAGAAAGCGGCCGTTGCTGCTGCCATCGCCCGCGCTAAAGCTCGTAAAGCTGAGCAACAAGCGGTGAAAACAGACGAAAGCAGTGGCGCTACCGAGGAACAAGCTTCTGAGGAAGATCCGAAGAAAGCGGCCGTTGCTGCTGCCATCGCCCGCGCTAAAACTCGTAAAGCTGAGCAACAAGCACCAAAAGCGGAACAGCAAGCGGCAAAAGCAGACGTAAGCAATGACGCTACTGAGGAACAAGCTACCGAGGACGATCCTAAGAAAGCAGCCGTTGCTGCTGCCATCGCCCGTGCTAAAGCGCGTAAAGCGGAACAGCAAGCGGCGAAAGCAGATGAAAGCAATGATGCGAATGAAGAGCAAGCTGTCGAGGAAGATCCAAAGAAAGCGGCCGTCGCTGCTGCCATCGCCCGTGCTAAAGCGCGCAAAGCTGAGCAACAAGCGGAGAAAGCAGACGAAAGCAATGACGCGAATGAAGAGCAAGCTTCTGAGGACGATCCTAAGAAAGCAGCCGTTGCTGCTGCCATCGCCCGAGCTAAAGCTCGTAAAGCAGAAAAAGAACAACAAAAACAAACTGAGGAGAAAGAGTAG
- a CDS encoding electron transport complex subunit E, which produces MSDHKTLIKNGMWDNNPALVQLLGLCPLLAVSSTVTNALGLGIATLLVLVGSNVTVSLVRDYVPKEVRIPVFVMIIAALVTCVQLLMNAYAYGLYLSLGIFIPLIVTNCIIIGRAEAFASKNDVLPSAQDGFWMGLGMTSVLVILGAMREIIGNGTLFDGADLLLGDWATSLRIEVFQFDNSFLLALLPPGAFIGVGLLIALKNVIDKQIAARQPKQEKQAIERARVTNQ; this is translated from the coding sequence ATGAGTGATCATAAAACACTGATTAAAAATGGCATGTGGGATAACAACCCCGCGCTCGTTCAGCTCCTCGGCCTATGTCCACTACTTGCGGTGTCTTCAACCGTCACTAACGCGTTGGGCCTCGGCATTGCAACGTTACTCGTCTTGGTCGGCTCAAACGTTACGGTTTCACTAGTACGTGATTACGTGCCGAAAGAAGTGCGCATTCCAGTATTTGTCATGATCATTGCCGCACTGGTAACTTGCGTACAGCTATTGATGAACGCCTATGCTTACGGGCTATACCTATCATTAGGCATCTTTATTCCATTGATCGTAACTAACTGTATCATTATTGGCCGCGCTGAAGCGTTTGCTTCGAAAAATGATGTCCTACCTTCTGCTCAAGATGGCTTTTGGATGGGACTGGGGATGACGAGCGTGTTAGTCATACTCGGTGCAATGCGAGAAATCATCGGTAATGGCACCCTGTTTGATGGTGCGGATTTACTGCTCGGTGATTGGGCGACCTCACTACGTATTGAAGTATTCCAATTCGATAATAGCTTCTTATTAGCACTGCTCCCACCAGGTGCCTTTATTGGTGTGGGACTGCTTATCGCACTTAAGAATGTTATCGATAAACAGATTGCAGCCCGTCAGCCAAAACAAGAAAAACAAGCCATCGAGCGAGCAAGAGTGACAAATCAATAA